The region GGGACCGGGATCCATAATTGAAAGCTAAATTTCCAGAAAAAGAAGTGATATCAAATGCACGAGGGGTTCATTGAACTTTAATATCAAAAACGAATCACTAAGAACGAAATAATGAAGCCCTTGAATCACAATGTTATTACATATCTAGAATCAGTAAAAAGGATAAATTTAATCTGAATAAGGTTATAGACAAGCCTCGGTATTTTGACTGTTACAGTTGGGATGCTAGTCTTGCTGTGTCCATTAAAAAAAATGCAAAACCGCACTTGAAGGGGATACAGTGCAATAATCACAGTAGGTGCTACAGTGTGTTACAGTGCAACTTCAGCTAACAAGCTTCCTTAGTACAGCCTCAGCTCGCTGCTCAAACTTTGGCATTGCCCAGTCGTGCTGAATTATGTCGAGCCCATCTTTTTCCGCACCCAAACTCTGACAGTATACATTATAAGTATATGAATAAATTCAAGGTAATTTGGGATGCCGAAAACACAATGCAAGAAGTTGGTGCATCAATATATACAGAAATAATATATACAGGTCACTTCCGATTCTCCGCCAAAATTTCTATAACATCATAAAGAATTTATGTGGCACAAAGTAAAACTAAAAGTATATAACAGAAGCACGGCCTGTTTAAATGGATTTTCAGGGGAAACTGTAACCGTCAAAAAAACATCTAGGCCTAGCCGGTGATAAGATTATTTAAAGACCCATTTTGGACCTAACCTTAAACACACAATGCTTGATTTTTAATACCTGGAGATTGTAACTTTTTATTGCTCAAATTACAGGACTAAAGCTCACAAGTTGCTTTCTTTTACCAACACCGTATATTCAATACTACAGTGCAAAGTTCTTGTATTGTTGCCAATTTGGCGGCATATACTAAAAAAGAAAGCAATGGCCTAAAACCTTGTCTTTCATTCCTCCATCAGCCCCTCACTTAGGGTTAAGATTTCTACAAGTTTAAAGGCCAAAATATGTAATACTAATACATATAACACCTACCTTTGAAGGGTCAAATCCAAATCCACTCATTTGCATCATGCGTTGTGTGTCATCTGTAGCTGCATCACATATACATTTTAATCCAATATTAACTGATCTTGTTACATGTATTAAGCTATGAAAAATCATGCAACAGTTTTAAAAGTTGTAGAATTTACTAACCATTTTCTTCTCCTAGAATAAGACTAAATAAACCTCTTAATCCAAACAGATTGAGGAAGTACCTGATAAAGAAATAGAACACAATCATCAGCTAATCACTGCCAATAAACATTAGTACAAAAATAACTTGATGCAAAGCCGAAAAAAAACAGACTTCCTATTCATAGAGTTTGATTAGTACCATGATCGACTGCTGACATAGCTAACATCCACAGTACTCAAATCAATTCCATTCTGTAACATAGACCTGAACCTCTGAGTCAGAGGAAAAGGTATCTTTGCTGGAGAGGAGAAAAATTACAGGGATCCAGATTAGCATAGAATCAGTGTTTATCAATAGAAAAGAGAAGAGATTCAGACAGGAAGTCTGTGTAATAGTGATATAAGATAACATGTTAGAAATTTTCATTGGAAGACAAAATGACAGTCAGGTTTAATTTCAATAAAAGGGACCCCGACAGAAATGGAAATAAGAGCATACAAACCTGCTACGAATCCCGAGAAAAAGAAGTTAACCCATGCAAAAGTAAGAGTCTGACCAAGagaatataaatataaaaacattAGAAATCAATTTTAGTGAGTTTAAACGAGAACAAATACTTTTGTAGAATAGAAAAGTTACCTGGGGTATGATCATAGAGAGGTTTTTCTTCATCATATCCATAGCCATGTTGGGATCAGAGAACATTTGAGCCTGTGGATTCGAAGCAGCCTGGCCCTTGGGAACATGAAGTAGTCCATTTTCCTGCAATGTTGTACCAAGTTAACATACATATGATCTGAATATTAGTATCACTCTTAGCTAGTGCACTAACTCTCAAACTTGGAAAGTTGCAAGTTGCAACCACCTGCCTAATAAGATACACCGTGAAAGGCACAGCAGTAGTATGCTACTGTTTAATTTATACTTCTAAATTGACCAAGtctaaattttctaattaatacATCGATAAAGGAGTGGATAATTTTTATGTCATATATTATCAACAAAGTTACCCTTTTCTAGTACAGAATCTATATTGTACAGGAACACTAACACAAGATATCAATTTCCCAGACTTGTAGAGTATAGCAGGCAGAAAAACATTCAGTTAGATCGGCATCGTTTCAGTAACCTTTCAAAACTCTATTCCAACTCTATTCTTAAGAAACTTAATATGGTTTGATAGGAATTCTATTCTTATTTCTTGCCTACACAACATAAAACTAGGAAATAAAAACAAACTGAGCTATGCCCTATAATGTTAACCTGTCAATTAGTCAAATGAATGATATGAGAAAGCAAATATGCATACAAGTGAAAGCCTTTAGATTTACTATACTAATCTTCCTCTTGCTTTTTCTTTTACTACTATTTTTAATTCTCGTTCCCTATCTCCCTTTGTTTCCAGAGGTTGATAGATTCTTAAAATAACTTATAGCAAACATGCACTCTGCACCCTATTATAGTGCTAGATACTCAAATCAAGTAAAGTAAAAAGTTCCAATCATCACTGCATTAAAAGGATTTTAAGTTCCGTTCTTTCACATATGACGATGTAGTGAGAATTCATCATCCTAATAGAATTTGTGTGCATTAATGATTTATCTTTATCCAAAACCAAAACGCCAACTTCACGCCTAATAAACAATTTAAACATGTAAATCCTTAACAGTGAACTAATTTCGAATATTGACCACATCATGTCCCGACTATTTAATTTCAACAATGATACCTAAAACAACAAAAAaatatcacttaaaaacacaaaCTTTCAATCTTTCTCACTTCAAGGATCATCCGAATAAAGGGTGGACTGGAAACGTAAGCCTGATTGGTGTCTCTACCGTTACCAATTATTCACTTCCTATGATATCTAAACTAACAATAAAATCACCTAAAACAAAAAAGATTCAAACTTTATCGCTCTCAACTTCAAGAACCATCCCAATCAGTACCATACTCCTAAACTAACAATAAAATCACCTAAACCATTAAAGACTCAAACTTTCTCCCTTCAACTTCAAGAATCATCCAAACCAGCACCTTACAATCACATAACAAAACAATACAACAAAAGGGTACATTCAAAAACCAAACCTCATTAGTAAAATAAGCTTTTCGAGCCCGAAAAGCCTTAACAGGAATAAAATTAGCAGCAGCCCTCAAATTCCTAGCTCTCATTATAACTTGCCTGCACAATTCCACATCAAATTTCACACTCACAAACTCAAAATATCAACACATACACATAAAAATATACACACAAatacaaaaaattaaaaagtacCCTTCTTTGACAATTTTAAGATCAGGGGATTGAGAAGAACGCATGAGCTTAGAAACAAAGTATCTAAGAACACCAATGAGAACCATTACTACAGATAATGGTATAAGAACCCAGTCTCTTATTGCTGTATCTAATACTAAATCTTCTGCCATTTCTTGATTTGGGTTTGTTGATTTGCAGCTTATTTGAATGCCCTTTTTGTGATGGGTGATTTTGATGTGTTTTGCAGTCTTCTTGGTTTGATCGGAGTGGGATTGATGGAGTTTTTTGAAGTTTTGCCAAACACGGTCTTATTTTTTTGTTTGGGCTTTTGGGTTTAATGGGCTTTGGCTGTTTACGTCCTCGTTTATATGGCCCGGCTTTTTCTTGCTACAACTTATTTTTTTCTATTCTAAATTCTAATTCTAATGGTTTAAAACCCGCACGGATTGcacaaatattttttaatattatataatttttagaaaaaatatttgaatttaattttaaatttatcatttaaaattttaaatgatataatttcATGAACCAATTGACTaattaaaatttgaataattaaatatgggtaattaagtaatttagcAAGTATCGATCTactaaattttttttaaatgtttCGTTTATAGCCAGAGACCCATTATTCCGACTTTTTTAAATCCGGATTATtagtatatataattttattttagatgGTCGGATTatatttgattttgattttaattttgtgTTAGTTTGGATCAATTGTATAATATTTTTAATCCGAAATGAATATTATATCTTATAAGGatcaataaaaaaaatttaaCCGTATCAGTagtatttattaatttatcgTAGCACGAGGCACATCATATCAAtcaaaatcaattaattatatttatttttacttatgtttattttagcccgaaatatcaatttgaataatatataacTTAATATGAATTAAAAGTTAAATCTGTAAAAAATAGTTGActttaatattaattataatgatatagagttgtATATGAAATATAATTTAAATTGTTGGAATGATTTATCTTCAATATGAATTAGAATTAGAATAGACTGAACAACCAACCGATCAATTAAAATGAGAATAATTAATTAAGAATAACTTAGTAATTTCAGTAAGTACCGATcgaccgactaccaaatttttaatatttcatctATTATAAATAGTATAGATAATATAGATGTACAGAACCAAAAGCTGTTACAcacattattttattattttgc is a window of Apium graveolens cultivar Ventura chromosome 11, ASM990537v1, whole genome shotgun sequence DNA encoding:
- the LOC141698107 gene encoding uncharacterized protein LOC141698107, translated to MAEDLVLDTAIRDWVLIPLSVVMVLIGVLRYFVSKLMRSSQSPDLKIVKEGQVIMRARNLRAAANFIPVKAFRARKAYFTNEENGLLHVPKGQAASNPQAQMFSDPNMAMDMMKKNLSMIIPQTLTFAWVNFFFSGFVAAKIPFPLTQRFRSMLQNGIDLSTVDVSYVSSRSWYFLNLFGLRGLFSLILGEENATDDTQRMMQMSGFGFDPSKSLGAEKDGLDIIQHDWAMPKFEQRAEAVLRKLVS